The Caldilineales bacterium genome has a window encoding:
- a CDS encoding FAD-binding oxidoreductase codes for MHHTFDVIVIGAGIMGCATAYELAQRGLKVGVVEKRQVGAGSTGKSSAIIRQHYSNALTASMALWSLRVFQDFDGRVGGECGFRRTGFVALVAGRDRAGLEANIALQQRLGIQTEALDPAALAEILPTMRLDDIPIAAYEPESGYADPYLTVTSYAAAARRHGARFFLGAPVTGIFFQGGRVTGVETPQGRLAAPVVVNATGAWGAGVARLAGVEAPIRPCRAQVAFFRRPAGDEAGHPVVADFLNAIYFRPETGALTLVGLIDPGEANAVIDPDACDEQMEAGFVLEVGERLIARYPGLERGQSTGGYAAFYAITPDWHPIIDEAPAGSGHFICAGFSGHGFKLGPAVGRMMADRILATPDPVFDPHLFRLDRYAQGQPVRGQYEYSIVG; via the coding sequence ATGCACCACACCTTCGATGTCATCGTTATCGGCGCCGGCATCATGGGCTGCGCCACCGCCTACGAACTGGCGCAGCGCGGCCTGAAAGTCGGCGTGGTCGAAAAACGGCAGGTCGGCGCCGGCAGCACCGGCAAGTCATCGGCCATCATCCGCCAACACTATTCGAACGCCTTGACCGCCTCGATGGCGCTGTGGAGCCTGCGCGTCTTCCAGGATTTCGACGGGCGCGTGGGCGGCGAGTGCGGCTTCAGGCGAACGGGCTTCGTGGCCCTGGTCGCGGGCAGAGACCGCGCCGGGCTGGAGGCCAACATCGCCCTGCAACAGCGGCTGGGCATCCAGACCGAAGCCCTCGACCCCGCCGCCCTGGCCGAAATCCTCCCCACCATGCGGCTGGATGACATTCCGATCGCCGCCTACGAGCCGGAAAGCGGCTATGCCGACCCCTATCTGACCGTGACTTCCTATGCCGCCGCCGCCCGCCGCCATGGCGCCCGTTTCTTCCTCGGCGCGCCGGTGACGGGGATTTTCTTTCAGGGCGGGCGGGTGACCGGGGTGGAGACGCCGCAGGGCCGCCTGGCCGCGCCGGTGGTGGTGAACGCAACCGGCGCCTGGGGCGCCGGGGTGGCGCGGCTGGCCGGGGTCGAGGCCCCGATCCGCCCCTGCCGCGCCCAGGTAGCCTTCTTCCGCCGGCCGGCTGGCGACGAGGCCGGGCATCCGGTGGTGGCCGACTTCCTCAACGCCATCTACTTTCGGCCCGAAACCGGCGCCCTCACCCTGGTGGGGCTGATCGACCCCGGCGAGGCCAACGCCGTCATCGATCCCGACGCTTGCGACGAACAGATGGAGGCAGGGTTCGTGCTGGAGGTGGGCGAGCGACTCATTGCCCGCTATCCGGGCCTGGAACGAGGCCAGAGCACAGGCGGGTATGCCGCGTTCTACGCCATCACCCCCGATTGGCACCCGATCATCGACGAAGCGCCCGCCGGCAGCGGCCATTTCATCTGCGCCGGCTTCAGCGGCCACGGCTTCAAACTCGGCCCGGCTGTGGGCAGGATGATGGCCGACCGCATTCTGGCCACACCCGACCCGGTCTTCGACCCTCACCTGTTCCGGCTCGACCGCTATGCCCAGGGCCAACCCGTGCGCGGCCAATACGAGTACAGCATCGTGGGATAA
- the rlmD gene encoding 23S rRNA (uracil(1939)-C(5))-methyltransferase RlmD, translating to MKPAPPVTLTLTGIAHGGEAFGHHQGKIVFVPYAIPGETVQVEISEDKPKWARARLRKVLRPSPDRRQPPCPYFGPGRCGGCQWQHIAYERQLALKQEVLADQLRRLGGIADPPVLDIIALADDDGLRDYGYRNHVQLATAGNGRLGFVREGAEMGREATDVIAIDECLLLHPLVDELHQALRLAQSEDRAEEEGEAVRLQRVSLRAGLHSGQQLLVFETADDRAPGLLVEEWTVAAALKRGDGSTLGLIGDPWLEETVGGRTFRVSAASFFQVNTIGAEAMVDLAGDMLAPQGHETLLDAYCGVGLFGLSLAGQVREVVGVESSPSACDDFAWNARDLNHVSLFEGAVAEVLAALPAPGDERQPDSPASFDLAILDPPRSGAGPDVVAQIARLGIPRLLYISCDPATLARDARLLLATGYHLRRVQPIDLFPQTFHLESLALFERP from the coding sequence GTGAAACCAGCCCCGCCCGTCACCCTCACCCTCACCGGCATCGCCCACGGCGGCGAAGCCTTCGGCCACCACCAGGGCAAGATCGTCTTCGTCCCCTACGCCATCCCCGGCGAGACGGTGCAGGTCGAGATCAGCGAGGACAAGCCCAAATGGGCGCGCGCCCGTCTGCGCAAAGTCCTCCGGCCCTCGCCCGACCGCCGCCAACCACCCTGCCCCTACTTCGGGCCGGGGCGCTGCGGCGGCTGCCAGTGGCAGCACATCGCCTACGAGCGGCAGTTGGCGCTCAAACAAGAGGTGCTAGCCGACCAATTGCGCCGGCTGGGCGGCATCGCCGACCCGCCCGTACTCGACATCATCGCCCTGGCCGACGACGACGGCCTGCGCGACTACGGCTACCGCAATCACGTCCAACTGGCGACCGCCGGCAACGGCCGCCTGGGTTTTGTGCGCGAGGGGGCCGAGATGGGGCGAGAAGCGACGGACGTCATCGCCATCGACGAGTGTCTGCTGCTCCACCCCCTGGTGGACGAACTGCACCAGGCGCTGCGGCTGGCCCAGAGCGAAGACCGGGCCGAGGAAGAAGGTGAAGCAGTGCGGCTGCAGCGAGTCAGCCTGCGGGCCGGGCTGCACAGCGGCCAACAACTGTTGGTCTTCGAGACCGCCGACGACCGGGCGCCGGGGTTGCTGGTGGAGGAGTGGACGGTGGCGGCGGCGCTGAAGAGGGGCGACGGCTCGACGCTGGGACTGATCGGCGACCCCTGGCTGGAGGAAACCGTCGGTGGGCGGACGTTCCGGGTTTCGGCGGCCAGCTTCTTTCAGGTCAACACCATCGGGGCCGAGGCGATGGTCGATCTGGCCGGGGACATGCTGGCGCCACAGGGCCATGAAACCCTGCTGGATGCCTATTGCGGCGTGGGTCTCTTTGGCCTCAGCCTGGCCGGGCAGGTGCGCGAGGTGGTTGGGGTCGAGTCGTCGCCATCCGCCTGCGACGATTTTGCCTGGAATGCCCGCGACCTGAACCATGTCAGCCTGTTCGAGGGAGCCGTGGCCGAGGTGCTGGCCGCGCTCCCCGCGCCCGGCGACGAACGACAGCCCGATTCGCCTGCATCCTTCGACCTGGCCATCCTCGATCCCCCGCGCAGCGGCGCCGGCCCCGACGTGGTGGCGCAGATCGCCCGCCTCGGCATCCCCCGGCTCTTGTACATCTCCTGCGACCCGGCCACCCTGGCCCGCGACGCCCGGCTCTTGCTGGCGACCGGCTATCACCTGCGTCGCGTCCAGCCGATCGACCTCTTCCCGCAAACCTTTCATCTCGAAAGCCTGGCGCTGTTCGAGCGCCCCTAG
- a CDS encoding lysoplasmalogenase — MFPSSLTSGQRWWLLALLAVWAVLLFGGFLVGSAGADASRRMPLNTRLLSSLVLVVAGWSWFFFCRGAQAERFALLVALGMSFGLLGDLYMAGLIPLGNRVLGGMAAFGIGHIFYISAFVGFGNQQGLAAPGPRWGALAVWLLIGLVGWYVVVFRGQQATALHWAALPYALLLASTAGFAAGLALQAPRFLPLALGGALFLVSDLILAGQLFSGLSFRLIGDVIWLTYGPGQMLIVYSIGAALAWVMGKA, encoded by the coding sequence ATGTTCCCATCCTCCCTCACTTCCGGCCAACGCTGGTGGTTGCTGGCCCTGCTGGCCGTCTGGGCCGTCCTGCTCTTCGGCGGCTTCCTGGTCGGTTCGGCCGGCGCCGATGCCAGCCGCCGCATGCCCCTGAACACGCGCCTGCTTTCGTCGCTGGTGCTGGTCGTGGCCGGCTGGAGCTGGTTTTTCTTCTGCCGGGGCGCGCAGGCCGAGCGATTCGCGCTGCTGGTGGCCCTGGGCATGAGCTTCGGGCTGCTGGGCGACCTGTACATGGCCGGGCTGATCCCGTTGGGAAACCGGGTTCTGGGCGGAATGGCCGCCTTTGGCATCGGCCACATCTTCTACATCAGCGCCTTCGTCGGCTTCGGCAACCAGCAGGGCCTGGCCGCGCCCGGCCCGCGGTGGGGCGCCCTGGCCGTCTGGCTCCTGATCGGGTTGGTGGGCTGGTATGTCGTCGTCTTCCGCGGCCAACAGGCCACCGCCTTGCATTGGGCGGCTCTGCCCTATGCCTTGCTCCTGGCCAGCACCGCCGGTTTCGCTGCCGGCCTGGCCTTGCAGGCCCCCCGGTTCCTGCCCCTGGCCCTGGGCGGGGCGCTTTTCCTGGTCAGCGACCTCATCCTGGCCGGACAACTGTTCAGCGGTCTCTCGTTCCGGCTCATTGGCGATGTCATCTGGCTGACCTACGGCCCCGGCCAGATGCTGATCGTCTACTCCATCGGCGCGGCCCTGGCCTGGGTGATGGGCAAAGCCTGA
- a CDS encoding methyltransferase domain-containing protein, which translates to MNCCQCEGIEREFDAAEAAAMLKEYQEQGLRGTTRMLVDALKAEGVEGAELLDIGGGIGGIQHALLAAGATRAVHIDASSAYLQSARAEADRLGLGERIRFQHGDFVTLAPEVAPADVVTLDRVICCYHDMPGLVGRSVERTRRLYGLVYPRDGWWIRLGMRAGNLGLRFSRSPFRIFNHPTAAVDGLVRSHGFQRRFHRQTWLWQVVVYAR; encoded by the coding sequence ATGAATTGTTGCCAGTGCGAGGGCATCGAACGCGAGTTCGACGCCGCCGAGGCTGCCGCCATGCTGAAGGAGTATCAAGAGCAAGGTCTGCGCGGGACGACGCGTATGCTGGTGGATGCACTCAAGGCCGAGGGTGTGGAAGGGGCCGAGCTGCTGGACATCGGCGGCGGCATCGGCGGCATCCAGCATGCGCTGCTGGCGGCGGGAGCGACGCGCGCCGTCCACATCGACGCCTCGTCGGCCTATCTGCAAAGCGCGCGCGCCGAGGCCGACCGCCTGGGCTTGGGCGAACGCATCCGTTTTCAGCACGGCGATTTCGTCACCCTGGCGCCGGAGGTGGCGCCGGCCGATGTCGTCACGCTCGACCGCGTCATCTGCTGCTACCACGATATGCCGGGGCTGGTGGGGCGTTCGGTCGAGCGCACCCGCCGGCTCTACGGCCTTGTCTATCCGCGCGATGGCTGGTGGATCAGGCTGGGCATGCGGGCCGGCAACCTGGGCCTGCGGTTCTCGCGCAGCCCGTTTCGCATCTTCAACCATCCCACCGCCGCCGTCGATGGCCTTGTCCGCAGCCACGGCTTCCAACGCCGCTTCCACCGGCAGACGTGGTTGTGGCAAGTGGTCGTCTATGCCCGATAG